The uncultured Cohaesibacter sp. genomic sequence ATTCCATATCAAGGCCAATGGCGCGGGATTGGGACAGCCGCTCGACCGGCTCCTTATGGTCGCGCAATTCCCAGTTTCTGTTGTCTATGGAAGCAACGGTGCCGGTTCGCATGATGCGCTTGAGTTCGTAATTCTTGAGCCCTGTGATGTCTGCGACGGCATCTTCCAAAGCCACCTGAATTTCTGCGAGCGCAGGAATGGGCACCCATGTTGGCAGGTCGGCATCCAGAACATGATCCTCGCGTACATAGCCATGGGCTAGAACATAATCTCCCAACCGCTGTGTGTTGCGCAGGCCGGCGCAATGGCCCAGCATGAGCCATGCATGGGGCCGCAATACCGCGATATGGTCCGTAATGGTTTTCGCATTGGAAGGACCGACGCCAATATTGACCAGCGTGATGCCATTCTGATCTTTGCGCTTGAGATGATAGGCGGGCATCTGCGGTAGGCGCGGTGGCGCTTCACCTTCAACAGGTTCGGTTGCGCCCGAAGGCGTAATCTGATTGCCGACTTCCACGAATTCCATATAGTCTTCAGAGCCATTTGCCATCTGTTCTCTGGCCCAATTCACGAATTCATCGATATAGAACTGGTAATTGGTGAACAGGATGAAATTCTGGAAATGCTCCGGCTTGGTGGCGGTGTAGTGGGCCAGTCGATGCAGGGAATAGTCGATGCGCGGGCCGGTGAAGGGCGCCAGCGGGACGACTTCATCTGGGCCGTAATGCTGCGTTCCGTTGACAATTGCATCATCCGTGATGGCAAGGTCAGGCACATCAAACACATCGCGCAAGGGACGCGACCATGTTTCGGGCAAGGCGCCTTCCACATTCATGCCATTTGGCCAGGCAAAATGAATGGGGATCGGGGTCATGGATGGCCCCACTTCAATGGCGACATTGTGGTTCGACAAGAGCAATTCGATCTGCTGTTTGAGATAATTGCTAAACAGATCCGGACGGGAAATAGTCGTGGAATAGGTGCCCGGTCCCGGCACATGCCCAAATGACAAGCGGGAATCAATTTGAGCGTGCGTATCCGTCGTCATGCGGATTTCAGGATAGGTCGCACGATAGCGCCCGGCTGATGGGACATCATGCTGGGCGACGCGCGTAAAGGCATCTCTGAGGAATTCAGTATGAACTTGGTAAATATCCAGTAGTCGCTGGATGGCAGCTTCTGCATCACGAAATGTTTCATGGCTGAAGCGATCCGGAGCGATCGTGGAAAAGGGTGTCTTCATTTATTTATTCTCCTTTTCCTCTGGCCTTTTCAGGTGTTTTGACAAAAAGGTCAAGGGAAAATGTTATATTGGCAGCAATGTCGGCTTTAGTGTTGCAATTATGTGTACAGCCTTCTGAATTCAAGAGTGACAAATGGCCGTTCGATTTTCTACGAAAATCCAAATTAGTATTATTGGCTTGAATACCAATCTTGTTCGATTTTTTTACAAAAGTATTTTATAATATTTTTGTAAAGGGATGTATTGAAACTGAATTCTGTATTCATTCACATAACCTTGCGGTGCAGAAAGGGATGCTCTTATGAGAAGAAACTTTTTGTTCGTCGGTATCGGGGCCATTTTTGCTTATGCCGCTCTTGTTATTCCTTTGAATATGTCTGCATGGGCCGCTTGTCTTGAGAATGGAGCGGATCAAACGCTCTATGTACTTTTGGAGAGCGAAAGCGGGAAGATTGAACGCAACTTGCCTGTCGGCGATGTGGTTTGTTTGACTGTCAGCGGCAATATACAAGTGACGGCGACTATTCAGCCCTTTGGTGGTGCGCGTTTCGGATGCCGTTTCGAGTTTAATGGCAAGCGCCGCTATCTCATCACGCGCTTTAAAACGATGGATAATTGCAAGTTTAAGGATATCAGCAAGTGATGCGCGGTTGCGCTTGTACATCTGGCGGGATTGGCAATTTGTATTTTGGTGGTATGATATCGGGTCTTTTTTCCAAATAGATTGCCGATCGCCATGACCTTTGAATTTTTTCTCACTTCACTTTTTATCGTGATTACACCTGGAACGGGCATGATTTATACGCTCGTGGTGACCTTGCGCCGGGGCCTGCGCATGGGGTTGCTTGCTGCGCTGGGTGGGACGCTCTCAATTATTTCTCACATTACTGCGGCGGTGCTCGGGCTTGCTGCCTTGTTGCATGCCAGCGCGATGGCTTTTCAGATGGTCAAATTTGCGGGCGTCGCCTATCTTCTCTATATGGCCTACAAGATGTTGAAAGACAAAGAGCAGTTCGATGCCGAAAGCCTGGATGCCGAACTCGTGCATGGGCCTTCGGCTTTGGGCATTGTGCGAGACGGAATCTTGCTCAACCTGCTCAATCCGAAACTTTCGATCTTCTTTTTGGCCTTCCTGCCGCAATTTGTCGATGTGAATACCGCAAGCCCGATGCTTGATATGGTGGAACTGGGGGGCGTCTTCATGGTGATGACACTTCTGGTCTTTGCCATTGTGGGCGTCGCTGCGGCTTCGGTGCGGGACAAGCTTTTGTCCCGTCCGGCTGTCATGGCGTGGTTAAAGCGTGGCTTCGCTGCGACCTTCGTTGCTCTTGGGGCAAAGCTGGCTCTTACGCAGCGCTGACAATATCTTGCGTTGGTTTCAACTGAAATGAAAAACCCCGCTCAATGTGAGCGGGGTTTTTGTTTGTTTGCTGGGTTGGGTGTGAAGCACCCAATGTCTGCCTGACGATCAGGAGCAGCCGCTCGTTGCACCGCAGGTGTCGCATTTCAGGCAGGTGCCGTTGCGCACCATGGTGAAGTTGCCACATTCTGGGCAGCTCTCGCCTTCATAGCCTTTCATGCGGGCCAGCGCGATCTGGTCTGCCTTGCTCTCGGTCTTGCCGACAGCTGGGGCAGGGCTTGGCTGAACCTGACTGTCCGGCTTCAACATCGTGGTTGCACTGGACGGGATGGCCGTCTTGGTGGTTGGCGTTGGAGCATGAGCGTGATCATCATGGTCATGATCATGATGATGCGCATGATCAAATTCCTGCAAACGCGCATATTCCTTGCCATCCACGAGCTTGAAGCGCTCAGCCTTGCCGCGCAGAAGACCCTTGGAAATCGGTACAGGGATTTTCCCTTCGGCGCTGCCTTTGCCTGTTGACGTCGTGGCGATGTCATCAGGGTTGACGTGAGCCAGATCATGGCGATCCAGATAGGATACGGCCAGTTCGCGGAAGACATAGTCAAGAATGGACGTGGCGTTCTTGATGGCTTCGTTGCCCTGAACCATGCCAGCCGGTTCGAACCGGGTGAAGGTGAAGGCATCGACATATTCATCAAGCGGCACACCATATTGCAGGCCGAGAGAAATGGCGATTGCGAAGTTGTTCATCAAGCTACGGAAAGCGGCGCCTTCCTTATGCATATCGATGAAGATTTCGCCAATCTGACCATCGTCATATTCGCCCGTACGCAGGTAAACCTTATGCCCGCCGACGGTTGCCTTCTGGGTGTATCCCTTACGACGATCCGGCAGTTTGAGGCGTTCGCGCACACGATGCTCGACAACGCGCTCAACCACACGTTCGACAACCTTTTCGGAAACCAGCGCGGCGCGTTCTGGCATCGGAGCGGCAGCGATTGCTTCGGCTGCGTCTTCTGCTTCTTCCGCATCGTCATCCAATAGCTGGCTGTTGAGCGGCTGGGACAACTTGGAGCCATCTCGATAGAGCGCATTGGCCTTCAAAGCCAGCTGCCAGGACATCATGTAGGCGTTCTTGCAATCCTCAACCGTAGCATCATTTGGCATGTTGATCGTTTTGGAGATCGCGCCAGTGATGAA encodes the following:
- a CDS encoding AMP nucleosidase translates to MKTPFSTIAPDRFSHETFRDAEAAIQRLLDIYQVHTEFLRDAFTRVAQHDVPSAGRYRATYPEIRMTTDTHAQIDSRLSFGHVPGPGTYSTTISRPDLFSNYLKQQIELLLSNHNVAIEVGPSMTPIPIHFAWPNGMNVEGALPETWSRPLRDVFDVPDLAITDDAIVNGTQHYGPDEVVPLAPFTGPRIDYSLHRLAHYTATKPEHFQNFILFTNYQFYIDEFVNWAREQMANGSEDYMEFVEVGNQITPSGATEPVEGEAPPRLPQMPAYHLKRKDQNGITLVNIGVGPSNAKTITDHIAVLRPHAWLMLGHCAGLRNTQRLGDYVLAHGYVREDHVLDADLPTWVPIPALAEIQVALEDAVADITGLKNYELKRIMRTGTVASIDNRNWELRDHKEPVERLSQSRAIGLDMESAAIAANGFRFRVPYGTLLCVSDKPLHGELKLPGMASDFYTQQVRQHLKIGIKAMETLRGMPIERLHSRKLRSFAETAFQ
- a CDS encoding LysE family translocator; its protein translation is MTFEFFLTSLFIVITPGTGMIYTLVVTLRRGLRMGLLAALGGTLSIISHITAAVLGLAALLHASAMAFQMVKFAGVAYLLYMAYKMLKDKEQFDAESLDAELVHGPSALGIVRDGILLNLLNPKLSIFFLAFLPQFVDVNTASPMLDMVELGGVFMVMTLLVFAIVGVAAASVRDKLLSRPAVMAWLKRGFAATFVALGAKLALTQR